In one Canis lupus dingo isolate Sandy chromosome 16, ASM325472v2, whole genome shotgun sequence genomic region, the following are encoded:
- the NOBOX gene encoding homeobox protein NOBOX, with product MEPTREPCPEPRGAPAHPIPEAPSAHPIPEVSPAHPIPEVSPAHPIPEASPAHPIPEVSPAHPIPEVSPAHPILEDCSPTICVCELRLTLLGAYICSHFSNQWIISFHLYNSQVRTGSLESLPSDEWGNESVRPSRKPAAEQEATHPLGPGSSFFLELEGHWVLFSTGQEGRGQPLAAGPEEEPLQGPAPHTRDAPSEDLPPIHAAGEKPPAEAPGEPAGFSPDPGRGSQPSGSGALHKHTVTAPPGPQPPGEGCSFPGREAKPGKRSYSPASSKQRPSSAGGLASSSSADVINSAHATHNPVPCGSGRGPCHLANLLSTLAQNSQNTDQKRTPEVTCQVRKKTRTLYRSDQLEELERIFQEDHYPDSDKRREIAQTVGVTPQRIMVWFQNRRAKWRKVERLNGKENKDSLAGPVPTTASSSATELPPSVTLDPEPGTFPQEPPLDTLMEPPILLTSDQTLAPPQQPENTQRVAVTPPLFSPPPLRRVNLPFPLGPVPTPQMMPLLLDTPGSDNSHKEGPCGSWGTSVTPPPACSYLEELEPQDYQAGTQPGPFPFSQAPQGQLYQQPQAQFPFLHPFPLPTPHPLLPPLPEDPLFTSPFGPGAGLSQGYFPGPPSGQMVLQPPAGNVGAVPWNDPCLPELPFPGPFCPQTLGALPGGEGYLPDLFPGPCAPAVSSRQPSAGVPQLAGGARPGPGPFLGKSQEEQPATSAGEPLAPQEVREEDQDSRGH from the exons ATGGAGCCCACGCGGGAGCCCTGCCCCGAGCCGCGGG GTGCCCCCGCGCACCCCATCCCCGAGGCCCCCTCCGCACACCCCATCCCCGAGGTGTCCCCCGCGCACCCCATCCCCGAGGTGTCCCCCGCGCACCCCATCCCCGAGGCCTCCCCCGCGCACCCCATCCCCGAGGTGTCCCCCGCGCACCCCATCCCCGAGGTGTCCCCCGCGCACCCCATCCTTGAg GATTGCTCTCCTACCATCTGTGTATGTGAGCTCAGGCTCACCCTCCTAGGTGCATATATTTGCTCGCATTTTTCAAATCAGTGGATCATCTCGTTTCatctttacaatagccaagtgAGAACCGGGAGCCTAGAATCCCTGCCCTCGGACGAGTGGGGGAATGAAAGTGTGAGGCCCAGCAGGAAACCGGCTGCAGAGCAGGAAGCCACACATCCTCTAGGTCCAGggtcttccttcttcctggagcTGGAAGGTCACTGGGTGCTGTTCTCCACAGGCCAGGAAGGTAGAGGCCAGCCCCTGGCTGCTGGGCCAGAGGAGGAACCGCTGCAGGGCCCAGCCCCCCACACTCGGGATGCCCCAAGCGAGGACCTGCCCCCCATCCACGCTGCTGGGGAGAAGCCGCCGGCAGAGGCCCCTGGAGAACCAGCTGGGTTCTCCCCAGATCCTGGGAGGGGGAGCCAGCCATCTGGCTCTGGGGCTCTCCACAAACACACGGTTACGGCCCCACCCGGACCCCAGCCTCCTGGGGAAGGCTGTTCCTtcccagggagggaggcaaagcCCGGGAAGAGATCCTACTCCCCAGCCTCCAGTAAGCAGAGACCGTCCAGTGCCGGGGGTTTGGCCTCTTCATCCTCTGCCGATGTCATTAACTCAGCCCATGCCACACACAACCCAGTGCCTTGTGGGTCAGGCCGGGGGCCCTGCCATCTGGCCAACCTCCTCAGCACGTTGGCTCAGAACAGCCAAAACACAGATCAGAAGAGGACCCCAGAAGTGACGTGCCAAGTCCGGAAAAAGACTCGGACCCTATACCGCTCAG aCCAGCTGGAGGAGCTAGAAAGGATCTTCCAAGAAGACCACTACCCAGACAGCGATAAGCGCCGGGAGATTGCCCAGACGGTGGGGGTCACCCCCCAACGCATCATG GTGTGGTTCCAGAACCGCCGGGCAAAGTGGCGAAAAGTGGAGAGGCTGAATGGGAAGGAGAACAAGGATAGTCTTGCGGGCCCTGTCCCCACCACTGCCAGCAG ctctgcaACTGAGCTGCCACCTTCTGTGACCCTGGACCCAGAGCCTGGTACCTTTCCTCAGGAGCCCCCTCTGGATACTCTCATGG AGCCCCCCATACTGCTGACCTCTGACCAGACTCTGGCCCCACCCCAACAGCCTGAGAATACTCAAAGGGTGGCAGTGACCCCGCCACTCTTCAGCCCCCCACCTCTTCGAAGAGTCAACCTTCCTTTTCCCCTGGGCCCTGTCCCTACCCCTCAAATGATGCCTCTGCTGCTGGATACTCCTGGCAGTGACAACAGCCACAAAGAAGGCCCCTGTGGGTCCTGGGGGACAAG CGTCACCCCACCACCCGCCTGTTCATACTTGGAAGAGCTGGAACCCCAGGACTACCAAGCGGGCACCCAGCCGGGGCCGTTCCCCTtctcccaggcgccccagggcCAGCTCTACCAACAGCCTCAAGCCCAGTTCCCGTTCCTGCACCCCTTCccgctgcccaccccccaccccctgctgcccccactgCCCGAGGACCCGCTCTTCACCTCGCCCTTCGGCCCGGGCGCGGGCCTATCTCAGGGCTACTTCCCGGGGCCTCCGTCGGGGCAGATGGTGCTGCAGCCACCTGCTGGGAACGTGG GTGCAGTCCCCTGGAATGACCCTTGCTTGCCAGAACTGCCTTTCCCCGGTCCCTTCTGTCCACAGACCCTGGGTGCCCTCCCTGGAGGTGAGGGCTACTTGCCCGATCTGTTCCCAGGCCCCTGTGCCCCGGCGGTGAGCAGCAGGCAACCCTCTGCAGGCGTCCCCCAGCTGGCCGGAGGGGCCCGACCGGGGCCAGGGCCCTTCCTGGGCAAATCCCAAGAGGAGCAGCCTGCCACCTCTGCAGGGGAGCCCTTGGCACCCCAGGAAGTCCGAGAGGAAGACCAGGACAGCCGTGGCCACTAG